From Echeneis naucrates chromosome 7, fEcheNa1.1, whole genome shotgun sequence, one genomic window encodes:
- the LOC115046670 gene encoding transcription factor HES-5-like → MAPCSTNYSSIHHIRISEKDNIKLRKPIVEKMRRDRINSCIEQLKIILEKEFHKQEPNSKLEKADILEMTVSFLRQQLQPGLDFGQGYSHCWRDSLHFLSAGSSPEASVASLQGLQRQEQQQLHQAQRASSSTLRPTTLQDSSSRGPVWRPW, encoded by the exons ATGGCTCCCTGCTCCACCAACTACTCATCAATTCACCACATCAGGATTTCTGAGAAAGACAACATCAAA TTGAGAAAACCAATCGTGGAGAAAATGCGCAGAGATCGCATCAACAGTTGTATCGAGCAGCTGAAGATCATCTTGGAAAAGGAGTTCCACAAGCAGGAGCCCAACTCCAAGCTGGAGAAAGCCGACATCCTGGAGATGACCGTGAGCTTcctgaggcagcagctgcagcctggtCTCGACTTCGGCCAAGGCTACTCTCACTGCTGGAGGGACTCTCTGCACTTCCTCTCTGCCGGCTCCAGCCCAGAGGCCTCTGTCGCTTCTCTGCAAGGCCTCCAGaggcaggagcagcagcagctccaccaggCCCAGAGAGCCAGCAGCTCCACCCTGAGGCCCACCACgctgcaggacagcagcagcagaggcccCGTGTGGAGGCCTTGGTAG
- the her12 gene encoding hairy-related 12 codes for MAPCSTNYSSIHHIRISEKDNIKLRKPIVEKMRRDRINSCIEQLKIILEKEFHKQEPNSKLEKADILEMTVSFLRQQLQPGLDFGQGYSHCWRDSLHFLSAGSSPEASVASLQGLQKQEQQQLHQAQRASSSTLRPTTLQDSSSRGPVWRPW; via the exons ATGGCTCCCTGCTCCACCAACTACTCATCAATTCACCACATCAGGATTTCTGAGAAAGACAACATCAAA TTGAGAAAACCAATCGTGGAGAAAATGCGCAGAGATCGCATCAACAGTTGTATCGAGCAGCTGAAGATCATCTTGGAAAAGGAGTTCCACAAGCAGGAGCCCAACTCCAAGCTGGAGAAAGCCGACATCCTGGAGATGACCGTGAGCTTcctgaggcagcagctgcagcctggcCTCGACTTCGGCCAAGGCTACTCTCACTGCTGGAGGGACTCTCTGCACTTCCTCTCTGCCGGCTCCAGCCCAGAGGCCTCTGTCGCTTCTCTGCAAGGCCTCCagaagcaggagcagcagcagctccaccaggCCCAGAGAGCCAGCAGCTCCACCCTGAGGCCCACCACgctgcaggacagcagcagcagaggcccCGTGTGGAGGCCTTGGTAG